One window of the Arthrobacter sp. zg-Y919 genome contains the following:
- a CDS encoding transporter, which translates to MVAHLLRLKLVLLRNSLKRSPWQLVGIVLGGLYAIGLLAVLLAALFIVGTDPGLARTAVVLAGAVAVLGWALVPVVFSGLDLTLDPARFTTYAVPTPQLLTGLAVGGLIGIPGATMLLAVLAQAVSWFRSPAALAAALVLSGVAVFTCLIAARVTVAAAVSVTGSRRFRDFTGLLLVVPLVLLGPVIAAVSEGIQAGGSYLPRLADWLSWTPLGAVWAVPGDIALGRYGAAGAKALIALAFLAVLVLAWRVLLLRALVRPPQTAATRRTSGTGLFARFPATPTGAVAARALTYWLRDPRYSASLLIVPLLAVVLVFTGNSAGADGALLATLALGPLVGFLMGFSLHADVSYDNTAFALHLAAGVEGRADRAGRVLACAVFSVPAVVLSSVLPAVLTGRASVAVPVLGIGLAALLMGLGLSSVVSARYTYNVPLPGENAFKTPPGSAGRSALVQGAFSLLLFVLLVPVLVPGVAAVVMQSLLWGIVTLAAGLVLGMAALVFGIRLGGRWLDARGPELLQQVAVNK; encoded by the coding sequence ATGGTTGCGCACCTTCTAAGACTGAAGCTGGTCCTGCTGCGTAACTCCCTCAAGCGGAGCCCCTGGCAGCTGGTCGGAATCGTGCTGGGCGGCCTGTACGCCATAGGGCTTCTCGCGGTCCTGCTGGCAGCCCTGTTCATCGTCGGAACGGACCCGGGGCTGGCCCGCACGGCGGTGGTCCTGGCAGGAGCCGTGGCCGTGCTTGGCTGGGCACTGGTCCCGGTGGTGTTTTCCGGGCTGGACCTGACCCTGGACCCGGCGCGCTTCACCACGTACGCCGTACCCACCCCGCAGCTGCTCACCGGCCTTGCCGTCGGCGGGCTGATCGGCATTCCCGGGGCCACCATGCTCCTGGCGGTGCTGGCACAGGCCGTGAGCTGGTTCCGCTCGCCCGCCGCGCTGGCCGCAGCGCTGGTGCTCTCCGGGGTAGCGGTCTTCACCTGCCTGATCGCCGCCCGCGTCACCGTGGCAGCGGCTGTATCAGTGACCGGATCGCGCAGGTTCCGCGACTTCACGGGACTGCTGCTGGTGGTTCCGCTCGTGCTGCTGGGACCGGTCATCGCGGCGGTGAGCGAGGGCATCCAGGCCGGCGGCAGCTACCTTCCACGCCTCGCGGACTGGCTTTCCTGGACGCCGCTGGGCGCAGTCTGGGCGGTGCCTGGGGATATTGCCCTGGGCCGCTACGGCGCAGCCGGGGCAAAGGCTCTGATCGCCCTGGCCTTCCTTGCCGTGCTGGTCCTGGCCTGGCGGGTCCTGCTCCTGCGGGCACTGGTCCGGCCGCCGCAGACGGCAGCCACCCGCCGGACCTCCGGGACGGGACTGTTTGCCCGTTTTCCGGCCACACCCACCGGCGCGGTTGCGGCCCGTGCCCTGACCTACTGGCTGCGGGACCCGCGCTACAGTGCATCCCTGCTGATTGTGCCGCTGCTGGCCGTGGTGTTGGTGTTCACCGGCAACAGTGCGGGTGCCGACGGCGCCCTGCTGGCCACCCTGGCCCTCGGCCCGCTGGTCGGCTTCCTCATGGGCTTCTCCCTGCACGCCGATGTGTCCTATGACAACACCGCGTTCGCCCTGCATCTGGCTGCGGGCGTGGAGGGCCGTGCGGACCGTGCCGGCAGGGTGCTGGCGTGTGCGGTCTTCTCTGTTCCCGCCGTCGTCCTGTCATCGGTGCTCCCGGCGGTCCTGACCGGCCGGGCCTCAGTGGCCGTGCCCGTTCTGGGCATAGGCCTGGCTGCCCTGCTGATGGGGCTGGGGCTGTCCAGCGTCGTCTCGGCACGCTACACCTACAACGTTCCGCTCCCGGGCGAAAACGCCTTCAAGACTCCGCCGGGAAGTGCGGGCAGGTCCGCGCTGGTCCAGGGTGCCTTCAGCCTGCTGCTGTTCGTCCTGCTGGTACCCGTACTGGTGCCCGGCGTTGCCGCCGTCGTTATGCAGAGCCTGCTGTGGGGGATTGTGACACTGGCCGCAGGACTGGTCCTGGGGATGGCGGCGCTGGTCTTCGGGATCCGGCTGGGCGGGCGTTGGCTGGACGCGCGCGGGCCGGAACTGCTGCAGCAGGTCGCCGTCAACAAATAG
- a CDS encoding ABC transporter ATP-binding protein — MTSTPASVPALAIRGLVKRFGTKTAVNGISLDVPQGSFYGLVGPNGAGKTTLLSLATGLLRPDAGSALVHGTGVWSRPLEAKRLMGILPDGVRLFDRLTGEQLVTYAGLLRGMDRETVAARTGDLLAAMDLTADAGKLVVDYSAGMTKKISLASALIHAPRLLVLDEPFEAVDPVSAANIRDILSNYVASGGTVIVSSHVMDLVQRMCDHVAVVAGGNLLAAGTVDEVRAGSSLEDRFVSLVGGRTRTEGLEWLRTF, encoded by the coding sequence ATGACATCAACACCGGCTTCCGTCCCGGCACTGGCCATCCGCGGCCTGGTAAAACGCTTCGGCACCAAGACCGCCGTCAACGGCATCAGCCTCGACGTGCCGCAGGGCTCGTTCTACGGCCTGGTCGGTCCCAACGGGGCAGGCAAGACCACCCTGCTGTCCCTGGCCACGGGGCTGCTGCGTCCGGATGCGGGATCCGCGCTGGTCCACGGGACCGGCGTCTGGTCCCGTCCGCTGGAAGCCAAGCGGCTTATGGGGATCCTGCCGGACGGGGTCCGGCTCTTCGACCGGCTGACGGGCGAACAACTGGTGACGTACGCCGGGCTGCTCCGCGGGATGGACCGCGAGACGGTGGCCGCCCGCACCGGGGACCTCCTGGCCGCCATGGACCTGACTGCGGACGCCGGCAAGCTGGTGGTGGACTACTCCGCAGGTATGACAAAGAAGATTTCGCTCGCCTCCGCATTGATCCATGCGCCCCGGCTGCTGGTGCTGGACGAACCGTTCGAAGCGGTGGATCCGGTGTCCGCGGCAAATATCCGCGACATCCTCTCCAACTACGTTGCTTCCGGCGGAACAGTGATCGTCTCCAGCCACGTGATGGACCTGGTGCAGCGGATGTGCGACCACGTGGCAGTGGTGGCGGGCGGAAACCTGCTGGCCGCAGGCACCGTGGACGAGGTCCGTGCCGGCAGCAGCCTGGAGGACCGGTTTGTGTCGCTCGTTGGCGGGCGTACCCGGACGGAGGGGCTGGAATGGTTGCGCACCTTCTAA
- a CDS encoding NADH:flavin oxidoreductase/NADH oxidase — MDTASLFDPLTLRGLELAHRGWVAAMCQYSADPVDPADPDNAPGVPNDWHLMHLGSFAAGGAALIITEATAVSPEGRISPQDAGIWNSGQAAGWERITRFVHRHGAVDARIGIQLAHAGRKASTYAPFAAGQGSVPLDDGGWQTVGPTAEPFGTYAAPAQLDEAGIRQVIRDFADAAVRAVDAGFDTIEIHGAHGYLLHQFLSPLVNTRTDAWGGDATRRNRLTLEVIDAVRAVIPDSMPLLLRISATDWLPGGVDAESSVVLARAAREHGVDLVDVSTGGAVPGAVIPVGPNYQVEYADAVRRGAGVPTAAVGLIDSGAQAQEILQSGSADAVLIARAALRDPHWWMRAAAELDAKLPWVPQYERAARRGIF; from the coding sequence ATGGATACAGCGTCCCTCTTCGACCCCCTCACCCTGCGCGGACTGGAACTGGCCCACCGCGGCTGGGTGGCTGCCATGTGCCAGTACTCCGCGGACCCGGTGGATCCCGCCGATCCGGACAATGCTCCCGGGGTACCCAACGACTGGCACCTGATGCACCTGGGATCCTTCGCCGCCGGCGGCGCGGCCCTGATCATCACCGAGGCCACGGCTGTCAGCCCCGAAGGCCGGATCAGTCCGCAGGACGCCGGCATCTGGAACAGCGGGCAGGCCGCCGGCTGGGAGCGGATCACCCGGTTCGTGCACCGGCACGGCGCGGTGGATGCGCGGATCGGCATCCAGCTGGCACACGCCGGACGCAAGGCCTCCACCTACGCTCCGTTCGCCGCGGGCCAGGGCAGTGTCCCGCTCGACGACGGCGGCTGGCAGACCGTGGGACCCACCGCAGAACCCTTCGGGACTTACGCGGCGCCGGCGCAGCTGGATGAAGCCGGCATCCGGCAGGTCATCCGCGACTTCGCCGACGCGGCCGTCCGGGCGGTCGACGCCGGGTTCGACACCATCGAAATCCACGGCGCACACGGCTACCTGCTGCACCAGTTCCTCAGCCCGCTGGTCAACACCCGCACCGATGCGTGGGGCGGCGACGCCACCCGGCGCAACCGCCTGACCCTTGAGGTCATCGACGCGGTCCGGGCCGTCATCCCCGATTCCATGCCGCTCCTGCTGCGGATCTCCGCGACGGACTGGCTGCCCGGGGGAGTGGACGCCGAATCCTCGGTGGTCCTGGCCCGCGCAGCCCGCGAGCACGGCGTGGACCTTGTGGACGTGTCCACCGGCGGAGCTGTTCCCGGTGCCGTCATCCCGGTGGGCCCGAACTACCAGGTGGAGTATGCCGACGCCGTGCGCCGCGGCGCGGGCGTACCGACCGCCGCCGTCGGGCTGATCGACTCCGGTGCCCAGGCCCAGGAGATCCTCCAGTCCGGCTCCGCTGACGCGGTCCTGATTGCCCGGGCAGCCCTGCGGGACCCGCACTGGTGGATGCGTGCCGCAGCCGAGCTGGACGCGAAGCTGCCGTGGGTACCCCAGTATGAGCGGGCCGCCCGCCGCGGCATCTTCTAG
- a CDS encoding tetratricopeptide repeat protein — protein sequence MSTPNHRPSPAPSSMNLRGAVDLSALKARSAAPAAPAAGATEPGAAPGPSPFVVQVSEQTFPQVVQLSAEVPVVIDLYSDASADSQQVSAILAAIAVEQNGRMLLARVDVDAYPQIAQAFAAASVPTVAAVLKGQPVPLLDRLLPEEQIRALVGELMQVAAANGVAGSLEGGTQEAPAEEAPLPPLHQEAFDAINAEDYDAAAAAYRRALAEQPADAEAKAGLAQVELMARLRGADADAVRRDGAEQPDNVDAQLAVADLDIAGGHVEDAFRRITGLIARVYGDDREKARLRLLDLFEVVGIADPRVTKARSALARALF from the coding sequence ATGAGCACACCGAACCACCGCCCGTCACCGGCTCCTTCCTCCATGAACCTGCGGGGGGCAGTCGACCTCTCCGCCCTCAAGGCACGCTCCGCAGCGCCGGCGGCCCCGGCCGCCGGCGCCACGGAACCCGGTGCCGCCCCGGGTCCGTCGCCGTTCGTGGTGCAGGTCTCTGAGCAGACGTTCCCGCAGGTGGTCCAGCTGTCCGCCGAAGTGCCGGTGGTCATTGACCTGTATTCGGACGCCAGCGCCGACTCGCAGCAGGTGTCCGCCATCCTGGCCGCCATCGCGGTGGAACAGAACGGGCGCATGCTGCTCGCACGGGTGGACGTTGATGCCTACCCCCAGATCGCCCAGGCCTTCGCCGCCGCGTCCGTGCCGACCGTGGCTGCCGTCCTCAAGGGCCAGCCCGTGCCCCTGCTTGACCGGCTGCTGCCGGAGGAACAGATCCGTGCCCTGGTCGGCGAACTGATGCAGGTCGCCGCAGCCAACGGGGTCGCGGGATCCCTCGAGGGCGGCACCCAGGAAGCTCCGGCGGAGGAAGCACCCCTGCCCCCGCTCCACCAGGAAGCTTTCGACGCCATCAACGCGGAGGATTACGACGCCGCCGCGGCCGCGTACCGCCGCGCCCTGGCCGAGCAGCCCGCCGACGCCGAAGCCAAGGCCGGCCTGGCCCAGGTGGAACTCATGGCCCGCCTGCGCGGCGCCGACGCCGACGCGGTCCGCCGGGACGGCGCCGAGCAGCCCGACAACGTGGACGCACAGCTTGCGGTCGCCGACCTGGACATTGCCGGCGGACATGTCGAGGATGCCTTCCGGCGCATTACCGGACTGATTGCCAGGGTTTACGGCGACGACCGCGAAAAAGCCCGGCTGCGGCTGCTGGACCTCTTCGAAGTGGTGGGCATCGCCGACCCCCGGGTCACCAAGGCGCGTTCGGCCCTCGCCCGGGCACTTTTCTAG
- a CDS encoding AI-2E family transporter, which yields MRYSLRHGVPGARPRRRFEFPPENVGDAEVTVDPEVRLPDERLSISGAGTGSEPGSVRAHPIYFGFMLAVGVGLALLLYFVITNVGELLVWIGAALFIALGLDPVVRWLGARRIPRPAGIAITVLVLAGVVTAFFATLIPTIVSQTSEIIANAPGYINKFLASDFFVNIDSQFQVRDRIEDEVGRFFSNSDAVGGIFGGVLSVGTVIANGLFGALIILVLTLYFLASLPSMKKWGYRLAPRSRRRRVEALSEEITGSVGNYVIGQGFVALLDATYAFIVMTITGVPFSVLLAFLVALLAFIPLVGPPIALVLVSLVALTEGWQTAVVFAILYMAYLQFEAYFVSPRVMQRAVAVPGAVAVIAVIAGGSLLGVLGALIAIPTAAAILLLLKEVFIARQDRI from the coding sequence ATGCGTTACAGCCTGCGCCACGGCGTCCCGGGTGCCCGCCCAAGGCGGCGCTTTGAATTCCCGCCGGAGAATGTTGGGGATGCGGAAGTCACCGTTGATCCCGAGGTGCGGCTTCCGGATGAACGACTGAGCATCAGTGGTGCCGGAACCGGCTCGGAGCCCGGAAGCGTGCGCGCGCACCCCATCTACTTCGGCTTTATGCTCGCGGTCGGCGTTGGCCTGGCCCTGCTGCTCTACTTCGTGATCACCAATGTCGGCGAGCTGCTCGTCTGGATCGGCGCCGCACTGTTCATCGCCCTGGGCCTGGACCCGGTGGTGCGCTGGCTGGGCGCGCGGCGGATTCCCCGCCCGGCGGGTATCGCCATCACCGTACTGGTGCTGGCCGGAGTCGTGACGGCGTTCTTTGCGACGCTCATTCCAACCATCGTCAGCCAGACGTCCGAGATCATTGCCAACGCTCCGGGGTACATCAACAAGTTCCTGGCGTCGGACTTCTTCGTCAACATCGACAGCCAGTTCCAGGTGCGCGACCGCATCGAAGACGAGGTTGGCCGCTTTTTCTCGAACAGCGACGCCGTAGGCGGCATCTTCGGCGGAGTCCTCAGCGTGGGCACCGTGATTGCAAACGGCCTCTTCGGCGCCCTGATCATCCTGGTCCTCACCCTCTATTTCCTGGCTTCGCTGCCGTCGATGAAGAAGTGGGGCTACCGGCTGGCGCCGCGCAGCCGGCGGCGCCGGGTGGAGGCCCTGTCCGAGGAAATCACCGGCAGCGTCGGCAACTACGTGATCGGCCAGGGCTTCGTGGCACTGCTCGATGCGACGTATGCGTTCATCGTCATGACCATCACCGGCGTGCCGTTCTCCGTGCTGCTGGCGTTCCTGGTCGCGCTGCTGGCGTTCATCCCTCTGGTCGGCCCGCCCATTGCCCTGGTCCTGGTCTCCCTCGTGGCCCTGACCGAAGGCTGGCAGACGGCGGTGGTGTTCGCCATCCTCTACATGGCCTACCTGCAGTTCGAGGCGTATTTTGTCTCCCCGCGCGTGATGCAGCGGGCCGTTGCAGTGCCCGGAGCGGTGGCGGTTATTGCCGTGATCGCCGGCGGCAGCCTGCTCGGGGTACTGGGAGCACTCATCGCCATCCCGACGGCGGCCGCCATCCTGCTGCTGCTGAAGGAAGTCTTCATTGCCCGGCAGGACAGGATCTGA
- the nucS gene encoding endonuclease NucS, whose product MRLVIARCSVDYVGRLRAHLPLAVRLLMVKADGSVLIHSDGGSYKPLNWMSPPATMRSVEPDEIDAAAGVTEVWNVQSAKTDDRLVISIHERFSDVSHDLGTDPGLIKDGVEADLQRLLAEQINRLGEGHTLIRREYMTAIGPVDILARDASGATVAVELKRRGDIDGVEQLTRYLELLNRDPLLAPVRGIFAAQQIKPQARVLAEDRGITCLTLDYDAMRGVDDRDSRLF is encoded by the coding sequence GTGCGTTTAGTAATAGCCCGATGCTCCGTTGACTACGTCGGCCGCCTCCGTGCCCATCTGCCCCTTGCCGTGAGGCTGCTTATGGTGAAGGCGGACGGTTCCGTCCTGATCCATTCCGACGGCGGATCGTACAAGCCGCTGAACTGGATGAGCCCTCCGGCGACCATGCGGAGCGTGGAACCGGATGAGATTGATGCCGCAGCCGGCGTCACCGAAGTCTGGAATGTCCAGAGCGCCAAGACGGATGACCGTCTGGTGATCAGCATCCATGAGCGGTTCTCCGACGTCTCGCACGACCTCGGCACCGACCCCGGACTGATCAAGGACGGCGTGGAAGCGGACCTGCAGCGCCTGCTCGCCGAACAGATCAACCGGCTCGGCGAAGGCCACACACTGATCCGCCGGGAGTACATGACCGCCATCGGCCCCGTGGACATCCTCGCCCGCGACGCGTCCGGCGCCACGGTGGCGGTGGAACTCAAACGCCGCGGTGACATTGACGGCGTCGAACAGCTGACCCGCTACCTCGAACTGCTCAACCGGGACCCGCTGCTCGCTCCGGTCCGCGGCATCTTTGCCGCGCAGCAGATCAAGCCCCAGGCCCGCGTACTGGCCGAGGACCGCGGCATCACCTGCCTGACGCTCGACTACGACGCGATGCGCGGTGTCGACGACCGCGATTCCCGGCTGTTCTGA
- a CDS encoding amidohydrolase family protein, whose amino-acid sequence MNPSARPRDRGYLRGTLHTPDALLPDGVLAFEGDRITYAGPADGFDDDGWPAPVRIPEGSLILPGLVDLHCHGAVGSDFTTSDADGVRQAVAFLHSSGTTTLLASTMSVQRPELLAAAARLGALAREGLIAGIHAEGPFLSPEHCGAQDPASLLAPDPDFVDELLDASDSELVTMTYAPELPGADDLVDRLVLHGVTPSMGHTGASDAVAAASLLSAQEEMEEAGFGGYAARPTVTHLFNGMAPMHHRSPGPVPAGLRAARSGAAVVELIADSVHVDPAIIRTVFELVGAPNVALVSDSMAATGLGDGSYRLGSADVLVGDGTARLSDGALAGGTATLLQCVRTAVAAGVPLADAVTAAAEVPADVLRLADEVGALRRGLRADALVVSPDLQLHAVLRCGTFLPLPENT is encoded by the coding sequence ATGAACCCATCGGCACGCCCGCGGGACCGCGGCTATCTCCGGGGCACCCTGCACACACCGGACGCACTGCTGCCCGACGGCGTCCTCGCCTTTGAAGGGGACCGGATCACCTACGCCGGTCCAGCGGACGGTTTCGACGACGACGGCTGGCCGGCGCCCGTACGGATACCCGAGGGTTCGCTCATCCTTCCCGGGCTCGTGGATCTGCACTGCCACGGAGCGGTAGGCAGCGACTTCACCACCTCCGATGCCGACGGAGTACGGCAGGCAGTGGCCTTCCTGCACTCGTCCGGAACCACCACCCTGCTGGCAAGCACCATGTCGGTGCAGCGCCCGGAACTGCTGGCGGCCGCCGCCCGGCTCGGAGCCCTGGCCAGGGAGGGGCTTATTGCCGGCATCCATGCCGAGGGACCCTTTCTTTCGCCGGAGCACTGCGGCGCACAGGACCCGGCATCCCTCCTTGCCCCGGATCCGGACTTCGTAGACGAACTCCTTGATGCCTCGGACAGCGAACTGGTCACCATGACCTATGCCCCTGAGCTGCCCGGAGCCGACGACCTGGTGGACCGTTTGGTCCTCCACGGTGTCACCCCTTCAATGGGCCATACGGGGGCCTCTGACGCCGTTGCTGCCGCTTCCCTGTTATCCGCCCAGGAGGAAATGGAGGAGGCCGGCTTCGGCGGCTACGCTGCCCGCCCCACGGTGACGCATTTATTCAACGGCATGGCCCCGATGCACCACCGCTCCCCCGGCCCCGTCCCGGCGGGCCTGCGGGCCGCGCGCAGCGGGGCGGCGGTGGTGGAACTGATTGCGGACAGCGTGCATGTGGATCCGGCCATCATCCGGACCGTCTTCGAGCTGGTGGGGGCACCAAACGTGGCGCTGGTCAGCGATTCCATGGCGGCCACCGGGCTGGGCGACGGCAGCTACCGGCTGGGATCCGCCGATGTCCTGGTCGGCGACGGAACGGCCCGCCTCAGCGATGGAGCACTGGCCGGCGGAACCGCCACGCTGCTGCAGTGCGTACGCACCGCCGTCGCGGCCGGGGTTCCCCTGGCTGATGCGGTGACGGCAGCCGCCGAGGTGCCGGCGGACGTCCTCCGCCTGGCCGATGAAGTCGGTGCCCTTCGCCGTGGGCTGCGGGCCGACGCCCTTGTGGTGTCGCCGGACCTGCAGCTGCATGCCGTCCTGCGCTGCGGGACGTTCCTGCCGCTCCCCGAAAACACCTAG
- a CDS encoding cold-shock protein encodes MAQGTVKWFNAEKGFGFITPDDSDGDVFVHYSEIQTNGFKTLDENQRVSFEIGQGAKGPQATGVTAL; translated from the coding sequence ATGGCTCAGGGTACCGTCAAATGGTTTAACGCCGAAAAGGGCTTCGGCTTCATCACTCCGGACGACTCCGACGGCGACGTCTTCGTCCACTACTCCGAAATCCAGACCAACGGATTCAAGACCCTCGACGAAAACCAGCGCGTTTCCTTCGAGATCGGCCAGGGCGCCAAGGGCCCCCAGGCCACCGGCGTCACCGCCCTCTAA
- the murA gene encoding UDP-N-acetylglucosamine 1-carboxyvinyltransferase has product MEDVIVVTGPSTLNGAVTVPGAKNSVLKLMAATLLARGRSVITNVPNIQDVWIMAELLRRLGCTVDYDVDAASVSVDVPQEPGHQADYDLVRAMRASISVLGPLVARCRRAEVALPGGDAIGSRGLDMHRAGLELMGAEIGIDHGYLIASVPEGLYGAEHILDFPSVGATENLMMAATLARGRTVIDNAAREPEITDIARMLNGMGAKISGVGTSTLVIDGVPELHPVEHRVVPDRIVAGTWAFAAAITGGEIEVRSADASALTVVLDKLVQAGCEISTGEDSFTVKGPQRPEPINVSTLPYPGFPTDLQPFVVALNAVSAGSGMVTENVFEARWGFTSELARLGAVVRLDGHHALIQGVQLLSGAPVVANDIRAGAALVIAGLAADGTTEVRGVDHIDRGYERFMENLRGLGANVVRRRA; this is encoded by the coding sequence ATGGAAGACGTCATTGTTGTTACCGGCCCGTCCACCCTGAACGGCGCCGTCACTGTCCCGGGGGCCAAGAACAGCGTCCTGAAGCTTATGGCGGCGACGCTGCTGGCCCGGGGGCGGTCGGTCATCACGAATGTGCCCAATATCCAGGACGTATGGATCATGGCTGAGCTGCTGCGCCGGCTGGGCTGCACGGTGGATTACGACGTCGACGCCGCGTCGGTTTCCGTGGACGTTCCGCAGGAGCCGGGGCACCAGGCGGACTATGACCTGGTCCGTGCCATGCGGGCCTCGATCTCGGTGCTGGGGCCCCTGGTGGCACGGTGCCGCCGCGCAGAGGTTGCGCTGCCCGGCGGCGACGCGATCGGGTCGCGGGGTCTGGACATGCACCGGGCCGGCCTGGAGCTGATGGGCGCGGAAATCGGCATTGACCACGGTTACCTGATCGCCTCGGTCCCCGAGGGGCTGTACGGGGCCGAACATATCCTTGACTTCCCTTCCGTGGGGGCCACGGAAAACCTCATGATGGCTGCCACGCTGGCCCGGGGCCGCACCGTCATCGACAATGCCGCGCGGGAACCCGAGATCACCGACATTGCCCGGATGCTGAACGGCATGGGAGCCAAAATCAGCGGCGTGGGAACCAGCACGCTGGTGATCGATGGTGTGCCGGAGCTGCATCCCGTGGAGCACCGCGTGGTGCCGGACCGGATTGTTGCCGGCACGTGGGCCTTCGCCGCAGCGATCACCGGCGGCGAAATCGAGGTGCGCTCCGCTGACGCCTCCGCGCTGACTGTGGTGCTGGACAAGCTGGTCCAGGCAGGCTGTGAAATCAGCACGGGGGAGGACAGCTTTACGGTCAAGGGACCGCAGCGTCCGGAACCGATCAATGTCTCCACGCTGCCGTACCCGGGATTCCCCACTGATCTGCAGCCCTTCGTGGTTGCCCTCAACGCGGTCTCCGCAGGGTCGGGGATGGTCACGGAGAATGTGTTCGAGGCGCGCTGGGGCTTCACCTCCGAACTGGCCCGCCTGGGAGCGGTGGTCCGGCTCGACGGGCACCATGCCTTGATCCAGGGCGTCCAGCTGCTTTCCGGTGCGCCGGTGGTCGCCAATGACATCCGTGCCGGGGCGGCCCTGGTCATTGCCGGGCTCGCTGCCGACGGAACCACCGAGGTGCGCGGGGTGGACCACATCGACCGGGGCTATGAACGGTTCATGGAAAACCTGAGGGGCCTCGGCGCCAACGTGGTCCGCCGCCGGGCATAG
- a CDS encoding DUF2550 domain-containing protein — protein MDSSYMFIALAALFGLLVLAVVLFGVRRSQLRRALGTFDASICLPPAGWRMGVCRYTDTHLEWLRLVSLSPRPPYRFLRSSLEMAGWREPTEAERARIQPGAVVVRLNYQGSEVLVAMKYETYTGLSSWVEAGPVIGIGTWR, from the coding sequence ATGGACAGCTCCTATATGTTCATTGCGCTGGCCGCCCTCTTTGGGCTGCTGGTCCTTGCAGTAGTGCTTTTTGGGGTGCGCCGCAGCCAGCTGCGGCGCGCCCTGGGCACCTTCGACGCCTCCATCTGCCTTCCCCCTGCGGGATGGCGGATGGGGGTTTGCCGTTATACGGACACACACCTGGAGTGGCTGCGCCTTGTCTCGCTCAGTCCCCGTCCGCCGTACCGTTTCCTGCGCAGTTCACTGGAAATGGCCGGGTGGCGGGAACCCACTGAAGCGGAACGGGCCCGCATCCAGCCCGGCGCCGTCGTCGTCCGCCTGAACTATCAGGGCAGCGAAGTGCTGGTCGCCATGAAGTACGAGACCTACACCGGCCTGTCCTCGTGGGTTGAGGCCGGTCCGGTCATCGGCATCGGCACCTGGCGCTAG
- a CDS encoding F0F1 ATP synthase subunit epsilon, with protein sequence MADTAELEVEIVAADHFVWSGAAKMVKARTSDGEIGILPGHSPVLAILAEGGLAIEPVSGSRIEVSVDGGFFSVDNNRVVIVADNAKVTSEATAGTR encoded by the coding sequence ATGGCGGACACTGCTGAACTCGAAGTTGAGATTGTTGCTGCCGACCACTTCGTGTGGTCGGGAGCGGCAAAGATGGTCAAGGCCCGCACCAGCGACGGCGAGATCGGGATCCTTCCCGGCCACTCGCCGGTGCTGGCCATCCTGGCAGAGGGCGGACTGGCCATCGAACCGGTGTCCGGTTCCCGCATTGAGGTAAGCGTTGACGGTGGATTCTTCTCCGTCGACAACAACCGCGTGGTCATCGTGGCCGACAATGCCAAGGTGACCAGCGAAGCAACCGCCGGGACCCGCTGA